The DNA region AGCGGTCCTTCGAGTACGAGGTCTGCTTGCCGCGGGTCTGCATGGCGCCCAGCGACCCCATCCCCCGGTACAGCTTGAACTGCTTGCCGGACTGGAAGACGATCTCGCCCGGCGACTCGTCGGTCCCGGCCAGCAGCGAGCCCAGCATCACGGCATCCGCTCCCGCGACCAGCGCCTTGGCGATGTCGCCGGAGTACTGCAGTCCGCCGTCGGCGATCACGGGGATGCCGGCGGGAGCCGCGGCCAGCGACGCCTCGTACACGGCGGTGACCTGCGGCACGCCCACACCGGCGACGATGCGGGTGGTGCAGATCGATCCTGGGCCGACGCCCACCTTGACGGCGTCCACGCCGGCGTCGATGAGCGCCTGCGCGCCCTCGCGGGTCGCGACGTTGCCGCCGATGATGTCGATGTGCTCGAAGCTCGGGTCGGCCTTCAGCCGCTTGACGAGGTCGATGACGCCCTGCGACTGCCCGTTGGCGGTATCGACGACCAGCACGTCGACACCGGCGTCGCGCAGGGCCTCGGCGCGCTCCCAGGCGTCGCCGAAGAAGCCGATCGCGGCGCCCACGCGCAGGCGCCCCTGGTCGTCCTTCGTGGCCAGCGGGTACTTCTCGCTCTTGTCGAAGTCCTTGATGGTGATGAGCCCCGCGAGCCTGCCGTCCTCGTCGATCAGGGGCAGCTTCTCCACGCGGTGCTTGGCGAACAGCGCGATGACCTCCCCCGCCGCCACGCCCACAGGCGCCGTGACGAGGTTCTCGCGGGTCATGACGTCCTTGACGAGGGTGGTCTTGCGCTCGAAGCCCGAGACGAAGCGCATGTCGCGGTTGGTGACGATGCCGATCAGGCGACCGTCGCCGTCGACGACGGGCAGACCCGAGATGCGGTACTTCGCGCACAGACGGTCGACTTCGTCGACCGTGGCGTCGGCGGTCGTGGTGATCGGGTCGGTGATCATGCCCGACTCGCTGCGCTTGACACGGTCGACGTCGGCGGCCTGGTCGGCGATGGACAGGTTGCGGTGCAGGATGCCGATGCCGCCCTCGCGGGCCATGGCGATCGCCATGCGCGCCTCGGTGACGGTGTCCATGGCGCTGGAGAGCAGCGGGGTGGCGACCGAGATGCGCCGGGTGATGCGGGAGGAGGTGTCCGCCTCACTGGGGATCACGTCGGTGTGCCCCGGCAGCAGCAGCACGTCATCGTATGTGAGTCCGACGAAACCGAAGGGGTCGTGCTGCGGCATGTAACCTGCTCCTCTGCGCGGGCGAGCGCGATCGAATGGCGAGATGGGGCGGGGACGACTGCAGCCGGAGGACGGGAGCGGTGTCCGTCGTACACCGATTGTAAGCGCTGTGATGCTGGGAGGGGCGCTCAGGAGGATCCTCGTTACAGGGCGCGCTTGAGCGCCTCTTGAGGCTCAGGACGCGCGGCAGGGTTCGGGAAAGCGGCTCGGAGGGTTAGGCTCAAGTGCATGTCCGTCACCCGAACGGCCTCGCTGGGACCGCTCGGACGCACTCAACGTGGAGGCCCCGTGGGACTCAGAAACCCCGCGCGCAGGAGACCGCGATCCGGTCTTCTCGCTCTCATCGCAGCACTGGCATCCGTGATGCTGGCCGTGCTCATCGCCCCGGCCGCATTCGCGGCGCCGGGCGATGACCAGGAGAAGACCGACTTCTACTTCGCCGGGTCGATCACCTTCGAGGACGCCCCGATCGACGGCGTGGTCATCGGGGTCGACGGCGGCGGCTTCACCGCGGAGACGAAGACGGATGCCGAGGGCAAGTGGCGTCTGTATGTTCCGGAGAAGGACACCTACCGGCTGAAGGTCGACGAGGACACCCTGCCGGAGGGCGTCATCATCGACGCCGAGCAGCTCCCCCCGGGCGTGAGCCCCGTGGAGGGGAGCACCGGCGAGTTCGACGCCGAGTTCGGTCTGACGGGCACGAAGATCATCAACCTGTTCCTCGGCGAGGGCGAGCGCATCACGACCTCGTTCGCCGACCAGCTCATCGGCCGCACGATCGGCGGCATCAACTTCGGTCTGCTGCTGGGGCTCGCGTCGATGGGCGCGGCGCTCATCTACGGCACGACGCGGCTGGGCAACTTCGCGCACGGCGAGATGGTCAGCTGGGGCGGCGTGATCGCCGTGCTGTGCACGTCGTTCTGGAGCCTCCCGCTGTGGGTGGGCGTTGTCGCGGCCGTCATCGCGGGCGCGCTGCTGGGATGGGCGATGGATGCCGGGCTCTGGGGACCGCTGCGCAAGCGCGGCCTCGGCGTGGTGCAGCTCATGATCGTCAGCATCGGCCTCTCACTGGCTCTGCGGTACGTGCTGCAGTTCATGATCGGCGGCGGCACGCACCAGCTGCCCGGCGCCAGCCCGGATCCGATGCACTTCGGCCCGGTCACGCTGTCGTACATCGACATCACGGGCATGTCGATCAGCCTCGTCGCGATCCTCGCGATGGCGTACTTCCTCAACCGCACCCGCATCGGGAAGGCCACCCGGGCCATCTCGGACAACCCGCAGCTGGCCGCGGCATCCGGGATCGACGTCGACCGGGTCATCCGCATCGTGTGGATCATCTCCGGGACGCTGGCGGCGATGTCGGGCGTGCTGTGGACCTACTTCCGCCCGGGCGTGCAGTGGAACATGGGCATGCAGATGCTGCTGCTGATCTTCTGCGCCATCACGCTCGGCGGACTCGGATCGGCGATGGGCGCGCTGATCGGATCGCTCATCGTGGGCGTCGCCGTCGAGGTGTCGACGCTGTGGATCCCCACGGACCTGAAGTACGCCAGCGCCCTTCTCGCACTGATCATCGTTCTCCTCGTCAGACCGCAGGGTCTGTTCGGGCGCAGGGAAAGGCTGGGCTGACGCATGGATTTCGGAAGCATCTTCGGCAACACCCTGGTCTACCTGTTCCACCCCGTCACGATCGCCTACGCGCTGGCCGCCACGGGCCTTGCCGTGCACTTCGGATATGCGGGCCTGCTGAACTTCGGCATGGCCGCGTTCATGGCCGTCGGCGCCTACGGGTACGCGATCCCCGTGCTGTCCTTCGGGCTGCCGTGGTGGATGGGCATGATCATCGGCATGCTGGGCGGCGTGCTGTGCGCACTGGTCCTGGGCATCCCGACCCTGCGCCTGCGCGCCGACTATCTCGCCATCGCGACGATCGCGAC from Microbacterium soli includes:
- the guaB gene encoding IMP dehydrogenase, coding for MPQHDPFGFVGLTYDDVLLLPGHTDVIPSEADTSSRITRRISVATPLLSSAMDTVTEARMAIAMAREGGIGILHRNLSIADQAADVDRVKRSESGMITDPITTTADATVDEVDRLCAKYRISGLPVVDGDGRLIGIVTNRDMRFVSGFERKTTLVKDVMTRENLVTAPVGVAAGEVIALFAKHRVEKLPLIDEDGRLAGLITIKDFDKSEKYPLATKDDQGRLRVGAAIGFFGDAWERAEALRDAGVDVLVVDTANGQSQGVIDLVKRLKADPSFEHIDIIGGNVATREGAQALIDAGVDAVKVGVGPGSICTTRIVAGVGVPQVTAVYEASLAAAPAGIPVIADGGLQYSGDIAKALVAGADAVMLGSLLAGTDESPGEIVFQSGKQFKLYRGMGSLGAMQTRGKQTSYSKDRYFQADVPSDDKLIPEGIEGQVPYRGPVSAVAYQLVGGLRQSMFYVGARTIEELKERGRFVRITAAGLKESHPHDVQIVVEAPNYNKR
- a CDS encoding branched-chain amino acid ABC transporter permease, which produces MGLRNPARRRPRSGLLALIAALASVMLAVLIAPAAFAAPGDDQEKTDFYFAGSITFEDAPIDGVVIGVDGGGFTAETKTDAEGKWRLYVPEKDTYRLKVDEDTLPEGVIIDAEQLPPGVSPVEGSTGEFDAEFGLTGTKIINLFLGEGERITTSFADQLIGRTIGGINFGLLLGLASMGAALIYGTTRLGNFAHGEMVSWGGVIAVLCTSFWSLPLWVGVVAAVIAGALLGWAMDAGLWGPLRKRGLGVVQLMIVSIGLSLALRYVLQFMIGGGTHQLPGASPDPMHFGPVTLSYIDITGMSISLVAILAMAYFLNRTRIGKATRAISDNPQLAAASGIDVDRVIRIVWIISGTLAAMSGVLWTYFRPGVQWNMGMQMLLLIFCAITLGGLGSAMGALIGSLIVGVAVEVSTLWIPTDLKYASALLALIIVLLVRPQGLFGRRERLG